A section of the Oryza sativa Japonica Group chromosome 1, ASM3414082v1 genome encodes:
- the LOC4327201 gene encoding endoribonuclease YBEY, chloroplastic isoform X1 has product MARIVSRALPFASRSPQLGAALIRSAPMRCPPLPAAAPTASLLSWRGFTPSSEPSRSAPPPPPLPMPPFAGFLAGIRSFRRGRRGQSAARRAQPQDPIPSPPPAPKESEIELYARIGIDDDTPEDPEVLNIVEILKLNVPMAMKIALDGLLDSNYKTRDTSISDVGRYDKVEVSVLLCNDNFIQNLNKEWRGEDSCIEMLSMSQYIPDLDVPILMLGDIVISVETAARQAEERGHTLLDEVRILAVRGILRLLGFDHQTSHESAVEMEKEEQLILKSLRWKGKNLAKSVLDSGKRHTETSDGQVTSGLKRAGSLRFYRPKFKYIFCDMDGTLLNSKSQVTARNAEALREARSRGVNIVIATGKARPAVIDALNMVDLSGRTGIVSESSPGIFLQGLLVYGLQGREIYKRNLDQEVCREALLYSLEQKVPLVAFSQDRCFSMYDDPLVDSLHYVYHEPKAEIVSSIDQLLGTAEIQKVLFLETPEGISSALRPFWEKAIEGRARVVQAQPDMLELVPPATSKGNGVKILLDHLCISPDEVMAIGDGENDIEMLQLASLGVALANGSEKTKAVANIIGATNDEDGVAQAIYDYAF; this is encoded by the exons ATGGCACGGATCGTGTCGCGCGCCCTCCCGTTCGCCTCGCGCTCGCCGCAGCTCGGCGCGGCGCTGATACGCTCGGCGCCGATGCGCTGCCCGcccctccccgccgcggcgcccacCGCCTCGCTGCTCTCCTGGCGCGGGTTCACGCCCTCCTCAGAGCCCTcgcgctcggcgccgccgccaccgccgctgccgatgCCGCCCTTCGCGGGGTTCCTCGCCGGCATCCGAAGCTTCCGCAGGGGTAGGCGCGGccagtcggcggcgaggcgtgcGCAGCCCCAGGACCCCATCCCTTCACCCCCTCCCGCGCCGAAGGAGAGCGAGATCGAGCTCTACGCGCGAATCGGCATCGACGATGACACGCCCGAAGACCCCGAAGTGCTG AACATTGtagaaattctaaaattaaatgtTCCGATGGCGATGAAAATTGCACTAGATGGGCTTCTGGATTCCAACTACAAAACACGAGACACTTCAATAAGTGATGTCGGGAGGTATGATAAGGTTGAAGTTTCTGTGTTGCTATGCAATGACAACTTCATCCAGAACCTTAACAAAGAATGGAGAGGTGAAGACAGCTGTATTGAAATGCTCTCAATGTCACAATACATTCCTGATCTTGATGTTCCTAtt CTAATGTTAGGTGATATTGTAATCTCAGTTGAGACAGCTGCAAGGCAGGCTGAGGAGCGAGGTCATACACTTCTTGATGAAGTGCGGATACTAGCG GTTCGTGGAATTCTACGTCTTCTGGGTTTTGATCACCAAACAAGTCATGAGTCTGCAGTTGAAATGGAGAAGGAGGAGCAGCTCATTTTGAAGAGTCTAAGGTGGAAAGGGAAAAATCTTGCTAAGAGTGTTCTTGATTCGGGCAAGCGTCATACAGAAACATCGGATG GGCAAGTGACAAGTGGTCTAAAAAGAGCTGGAAGCCTAAGATTTTATAGACCAAAATTCAAATATATCTTCTGTGATATGGATG gtacACTGCTCAACAGTAAAAGTCAAGTTACAGCAAGGAATGCAGAAGCTCTGAGGGAAGCAAGGTCAAGGGGAGTAAACATAGTTATTGCCACAGGGAAG GCACGGCCGGCTGTCATTGATGCTCTCAATATGGTTGACTTGTCTGGAAGAACTGGAATTGTCTCAGAATCATCTCCTGGCATATTTCTTCAG GGCCTCTTGGTTTATGGTTTGCAAGGAAGAGAAATTTATAAAAGGAATTTAGATCAAGAAGTATGCAGAGAG GCATTGTTATATTCTTTGGAGCAGAAGGTACCATTAGTAGCATTTAGCCAGGACCGATGCTTCTCTATGTATGATGATCCTTTGGTTGATTCTCTCCATTATGTGTATCATGAACCTAAG GCTGAAATAGTCTCGTCTATTGATCAGCTTTTAGGAACAGCTGAGATACAG AAAGTGCTCTTCCTTGAAACTCCTGAGGGAATTTCTTCTGCATTGAGGCCATTCTGGGAAAAGGCAATAGAAGGAAGGGCCCGTGTGGTTCAAGCACAGCCTGATATGCTTGAACTTGTACCTCCTGCAACTTCAAAAGGCAATGGGGTGAAGATTCTTTTGGACCACCTTTGCATTAGTCCGGATGAG gtAATGGCTATCGGGGATGGAGAAAATGACATAGAAATGCTACAGCTAGCATCATTGGGTGTTGCGCTTGCAAATGGGTCTGAGAAAACCAAAGCAGTGGCAAATATAATTGGTGCCACTAATGATGAAGATGGAGTCGCACAGGCTATTTACGACTATGCTTTCTAA
- the LOC4327201 gene encoding endoribonuclease YBEY, chloroplastic isoform X2 — translation MARIVSRALPFASRSPQLGAALIRSAPMRCPPLPAAAPTASLLSWRGFTPSSEPSRSAPPPPPLPMPPFAGFLAGIRSFRRGRRGQSAARRAQPQDPIPSPPPAPKESEIELYARIGIDDDTPEDPEVLNIVEILKLNVPMAMKIALDGLLDSNYKTRDTSISDVGRYDKVEVSVLLCNDNFIQNLNKEWRGEDSCIEMLSMSQYIPDLDVPILMLGDIVISVETAARQAEERGHTLLDEVRILAVRGILRLLGFDHQTSHESAVEMEKEEQLILKSLRWKGKNLAKSVLDSGKRHTETSDGQVTSGLKRAGSLRFYRPKFKYIFCDMDGTLLNSKSQVTARNAEALREARSRGVNIVIATGKARPAVIDALNMVDLSGRTGIVSESSPGIFLQGLLVYGLQGREIYKRNLDQEVCREALLYSLEQKVPLVAFSQDRCFSMYDDPLVDSLHYVYHEPKAEIVSSIDQLLGTAEIQKVLFLETPEGISSALRPFWEKAIEGRARVVQAQPDMLELVPPATSKGNGVKILLDHLCISPDEVLVL, via the exons ATGGCACGGATCGTGTCGCGCGCCCTCCCGTTCGCCTCGCGCTCGCCGCAGCTCGGCGCGGCGCTGATACGCTCGGCGCCGATGCGCTGCCCGcccctccccgccgcggcgcccacCGCCTCGCTGCTCTCCTGGCGCGGGTTCACGCCCTCCTCAGAGCCCTcgcgctcggcgccgccgccaccgccgctgccgatgCCGCCCTTCGCGGGGTTCCTCGCCGGCATCCGAAGCTTCCGCAGGGGTAGGCGCGGccagtcggcggcgaggcgtgcGCAGCCCCAGGACCCCATCCCTTCACCCCCTCCCGCGCCGAAGGAGAGCGAGATCGAGCTCTACGCGCGAATCGGCATCGACGATGACACGCCCGAAGACCCCGAAGTGCTG AACATTGtagaaattctaaaattaaatgtTCCGATGGCGATGAAAATTGCACTAGATGGGCTTCTGGATTCCAACTACAAAACACGAGACACTTCAATAAGTGATGTCGGGAGGTATGATAAGGTTGAAGTTTCTGTGTTGCTATGCAATGACAACTTCATCCAGAACCTTAACAAAGAATGGAGAGGTGAAGACAGCTGTATTGAAATGCTCTCAATGTCACAATACATTCCTGATCTTGATGTTCCTAtt CTAATGTTAGGTGATATTGTAATCTCAGTTGAGACAGCTGCAAGGCAGGCTGAGGAGCGAGGTCATACACTTCTTGATGAAGTGCGGATACTAGCG GTTCGTGGAATTCTACGTCTTCTGGGTTTTGATCACCAAACAAGTCATGAGTCTGCAGTTGAAATGGAGAAGGAGGAGCAGCTCATTTTGAAGAGTCTAAGGTGGAAAGGGAAAAATCTTGCTAAGAGTGTTCTTGATTCGGGCAAGCGTCATACAGAAACATCGGATG GGCAAGTGACAAGTGGTCTAAAAAGAGCTGGAAGCCTAAGATTTTATAGACCAAAATTCAAATATATCTTCTGTGATATGGATG gtacACTGCTCAACAGTAAAAGTCAAGTTACAGCAAGGAATGCAGAAGCTCTGAGGGAAGCAAGGTCAAGGGGAGTAAACATAGTTATTGCCACAGGGAAG GCACGGCCGGCTGTCATTGATGCTCTCAATATGGTTGACTTGTCTGGAAGAACTGGAATTGTCTCAGAATCATCTCCTGGCATATTTCTTCAG GGCCTCTTGGTTTATGGTTTGCAAGGAAGAGAAATTTATAAAAGGAATTTAGATCAAGAAGTATGCAGAGAG GCATTGTTATATTCTTTGGAGCAGAAGGTACCATTAGTAGCATTTAGCCAGGACCGATGCTTCTCTATGTATGATGATCCTTTGGTTGATTCTCTCCATTATGTGTATCATGAACCTAAG GCTGAAATAGTCTCGTCTATTGATCAGCTTTTAGGAACAGCTGAGATACAG AAAGTGCTCTTCCTTGAAACTCCTGAGGGAATTTCTTCTGCATTGAGGCCATTCTGGGAAAAGGCAATAGAAGGAAGGGCCCGTGTGGTTCAAGCACAGCCTGATATGCTTGAACTTGTACCTCCTGCAACTTCAAAAGGCAATGGGGTGAAGATTCTTTTGGACCACCTTTGCATTAGTCCGGATGAGGTATTAGTACTTTAG
- the LOC4327202 gene encoding protein OXIDATIVE STRESS 3, which translates to MGKFGGAAVLPVYREEEDEDLFETSSSISGDSDDEAQFSDSEEAEAQEDQFAQQPARRMNSDSLYDLSSMKAQLPVKKGLSKYYDGKSQSFACMSEVRCLEDLRKKENPYKKIKSSKSYVALDGNQEACHIPGANSTSIAKKSGSSCANLMARNNTKSMLYRPPPIPVNKSGYHQ; encoded by the exons ATGGGCAAATTCGGTGGAGCTGCGGTCCTTCCAGTATACcgtgaagaagaagatgaagactTGTTCGAGACATCATCGTCCATCTCAGGCGACTCCGATGATGAGGCTCAATTTTCAGACAGCGAGGAAGCTGAAGCTCAAGAAGACCAGTTTGCGCAGCAGCCAGCGAGAAGGATGAATTCAGATAGCCTCTACGATCTGTCATCTATGAAGGCACAACTCCCTGTCAA GAAAGGATTATCCAAATACTACGACGGAAAGTCTCAATCTTTTGCATGTATGTCTGAGGTGAGATGCCTAGAGGATCTACGCAAGAAGGAGAATCCATACAAGAAGATCAAATCATCCAAGAGCTATGTAGCACTGGATGGGAACCAGGAAGCTTGTCATATACCTGGCGCAAACAGCACATCAATAGCCAAGAAGTCTGGAAGTTCTTGCGCAAATCTGATGGCCAGGAATAACACCAAAAGCATGCTCTATAGGCCTCCCCCAATTCCTGTAAACAAAAGCGGATATCATCAGTAG